In Vitis vinifera cultivar Pinot Noir 40024 chromosome 4, ASM3070453v1, the genomic window CCAATTCCAGCTGATATTGATCGACTTTCACGTCTCCGATACCTAGACCTCACCGCAAACAACTTCTCTGGAGATATTCCCGTAGCAATTGGGCGGCTACGGGAGCTGTTCTACTTGTTTCTGGTTCAAAATGAGTTCAACGGCACCTGGCCAACGGAGATTGGTAATTTGTCAAATCTTGAACAATTGGCCATGGCCTATAATGACAAATTCCGGCCTTCAGCCCTTCCAAAGGAGTTTGGCGCATTGAAGAAGCTGAAGTATCTGTGGATGACGAAGGCAAATTTGATGGGCGAAATACCGGAGAGCTTCAACAATCTATCGAGTCTGGAACTCTTGGACCTCTCAAACAACAAATTGGAAGGTACGATCCCGGGAGGCATGCTTACATTGAAGAATTTgaactattttcttttattcattaaTAGATTGTCCGGCCACATTCCTTCATCCATAGAAGCTCTcaacttgaaagaaattgaTCTTTCCGACAACCATTTGACGGGGTCCATACCAGCGGGTTTCGGGAAGCTACAAAATTTGACGGGTTTGAATCTTTTCTGGAATCAGTTGTCAGGAGAGATACCAGCAAATATAAGCCTCATTCCTACACTTGAAACTTTCAAAGTTTTTAGCAATCAATTGAGTGGAGTTTTACCTCCAGCATTTGGCCTTCATTCGGAGCTCAAACTCTTTGAGGTTTCCGAGAATAAACTAAGCGGGGAATTACCTCAACATTTATGCGCTAGGGGGACTTTGCTTGGAGTGGTCGCTTCCAACAACAATCTCAGCGGGGAAGTGCCCACGTCCCTCGGGAATTGCACAAGTTTGCTCACCATTCAACTTTCCAACAATCGTTTTTCAGGCGGGATTCCTTCCGGCATCTGGACATCCCCGGACATGGTATCGGTGATGTTAGATGGAAATTCATTCTCAGGGACACTTCCAAGTAAATTGGCAAGGAATTTGTCTAGAGTGGAGATCGCTAACAACAAGTTTTATGGTCCAATTCCTGCTGAAATCTCTTCCTGGATGAACATCTCTGTGCTCAATGCCAGCAACAATATGTTGTCTGGAAAAATTCCAGTGGAATTGACCAGTCTTTGGAACATCACTGTTCTGTTGCTTGATGGGAATCAATTCTCGGGTGAACTTCCATCCCAGATCATCTCATGGAAGTCGCTCAATAAGTTAAATCTCTCAAGAAACAAACTTTCTGGCCTAATTCCCAAGGCATTAGGTTCTTTAACTAGCCTTAGTTACCTCGACCTGTCAGAAAACCAGTTCTCAGGTCAAATTCCTCCTGAACTTGGCCATTTGAACCTTATTATCCTCCATCTTTCGTCCAACCAACTGTCTGGGATGGTCCCCATTGAGTTTCAACATGAAGCATATGAAGACAGTTTCTTGAACAATCCCAAGTTGTGTGTCAATGTTCCCACTTTGAACCTCCCTAGATGTGATGCCAAACCCGTCAACTCCGACAAATTGTCAACCAAATATCTCGTTTTCGCTCTATCTGGTTTCCTAGCTGTTGTTTTCGTCACCCTGTCCATGGTTCATGTCTATCATAGGAAGAATCACAATCAGGAGCATACAGCTTGGAAATTTACTCCATACCATAAACTAGATCTCGATGAATACAA contains:
- the LOC100244081 gene encoding receptor-like protein kinase HSL1; amino-acid sequence: MRKPPFLFTKIPFPALFLLLVFSLTFQVISQNLDAERSILLDVKQQLGNPPSLQSWNSSSSPCDWPEITCIDNIVTEISLSYKTITKKIPARICDLKNLIVLDVSYNYIPGEFPDILNCSKLEYLLLLQNSFVGPIPADIDRLSRLRYLDLTANNFSGDIPVAIGRLRELFYLFLVQNEFNGTWPTEIGNLSNLEQLAMAYNDKFRPSALPKEFGALKKLKYLWMTKANLMGEIPESFNNLSSLELLDLSNNKLEGTIPGGMLTLKNLNYFLLFINRLSGHIPSSIEALNLKEIDLSDNHLTGSIPAGFGKLQNLTGLNLFWNQLSGEIPANISLIPTLETFKVFSNQLSGVLPPAFGLHSELKLFEVSENKLSGELPQHLCARGTLLGVVASNNNLSGEVPTSLGNCTSLLTIQLSNNRFSGGIPSGIWTSPDMVSVMLDGNSFSGTLPSKLARNLSRVEIANNKFYGPIPAEISSWMNISVLNASNNMLSGKIPVELTSLWNITVLLLDGNQFSGELPSQIISWKSLNKLNLSRNKLSGLIPKALGSLTSLSYLDLSENQFSGQIPPELGHLNLIILHLSSNQLSGMVPIEFQHEAYEDSFLNNPKLCVNVPTLNLPRCDAKPVNSDKLSTKYLVFALSGFLAVVFVTLSMVHVYHRKNHNQEHTAWKFTPYHKLDLDEYNILSSLTENNLIGCGGSGKVYRVANNRSGELLAVKMICNNRRLDQKLQKQFETEVKILSTIRHANIVKLLCCISNETSSLLVYEYMQKQSLDRWLHGKKQRTSSMTSSVHNFVLDWPTRLQIAIGAAKGLCHMHENCSAPIIHRDVKSSNILLDAEFNAKIADFGLAKMLVKQGEPDTMSGIAGSYGYIAPEYAYTTKVNKKIDVYSFGVVLLELVTGREPNNGDEHVCLAEWAWDQFREEKTIEEVMDEEIKEECDRAQVATLFKLGIRCTNKLPSNRPTMKGVLKILQQCSPQEGHGRNKKDHEVAPPLRNDTYPTTYKL